The Vicia villosa cultivar HV-30 ecotype Madison, WI linkage group LG1, Vvil1.0, whole genome shotgun sequence genome includes a region encoding these proteins:
- the LOC131648173 gene encoding uncharacterized protein LOC131648173 produces MAPGRAEHFGYEVFNKDGFKDWKHVSKGFKDHIGSHDSKHNSCMKHYDDYNNQRQSVTSIFARATRELEGLYKIRLTCSLDCTRYLITQGIAFRGHDESSTSLNKENFREIVDWVKSNDEKVRDAFDRGPKNCTMTPSDIQKEFATCCAHEVTKPRLHKISGSATACAHNPMCSKFLLSNEQQGIL; encoded by the exons ATGGCGCCCGGGAGGGCCGAACACTTTGGTTACGAAGTCTTCAACAAAGACGGATTTAAAGATTGGAAGCATGTATCTAAAGGCTTTAAAGATCATATTGGTAGTCATGATAGTAAGCACAACTCATGTATGAAGCACTATGACgattataataatcaaagacaAAGTGTGACAAGTATCTTTGCTAGAGCAACTAGGGAATTAGAAGGATTGTATAAGATCCGTTTAACTTGTTCTTTAGATTGTACTagatatctcataacacaaggcATTGCTTTCCGTGGCCATGATGAAAGCTCTACTTCTCTAAACAAGGAAAATTTTAGAGAAATTGTGGATTGGGTAAAATCTAATGATGAAAAAGTGAGAGATGCTTTTGATCGTGGTCCAAAAAATTGCACAATGACTCCCAGTGACATTCAAAAGGAGTTTGCAACGTGTTGTGCACATGAAGTTAccaag CCCAGGCTgcataaaatttctggctccgccactgcctGTGCGCATAATCCAATGTGCTCAAAGTTTCTTCTAAGCAATGAACAACAGGGGATACTGTAG